A single genomic interval of Musa acuminata AAA Group cultivar baxijiao chromosome BXJ3-4, Cavendish_Baxijiao_AAA, whole genome shotgun sequence harbors:
- the LOC103981165 gene encoding uncharacterized protein LOC103981165 isoform X2, whose product MASADGRGLRRFLFRSSSSSSSRPHAAADRNPLIGSPPPPPPPPPPPRSRPSSPGRKKGLAAAAFRGLGCASAAASQAYAPAAAAVRSSADWQGKRPRRRRAKKKKKEGRGAVGGDVWCAPGMPFAAEASVDCVMAHQPMVGRGRFDAAERIHRERPYIPRRVSHQEQISSATDSSSNLDTPFYGPGLLPLGHLRHLRGYHRTPGGLEEIMMFQTRVLLRGGMEVYDQFRDWRLDVDNMSYEELLELGDRIGHVNAGLREEEIARSLRKTKHSVFDASANHFSPEVEWKCSICQEEYEGNDETGRLQCGHSYHMHCIKQWLLLKNACPVCKTPVLKT is encoded by the exons ATGGCGTCAGCCGACGGCCGCGGTCTCCGGCGGTTCCTGTTcaggtcctcctcctcctcctcgtccaggCCCCACGCGGCGGCCGACCGGAACCCCCTGATAGgatccccccctcctcctcctcctcctcctcctcctccccggtcGCGTCCGTCTTCGCCGGGCAGGAAGAAGGGGCTCGCGGCGGCGGCCTTCCGCGGGCTCGGCTGCGCGTCGGCTGCGGCCTCGCAGGCCTACGCGCCCGCCGCGGCCGCCGTGAGGTCGTCGGCGGACTGGCAGGGGAAGCGGCCGCGGCGGCGGagggcgaagaagaagaagaaggaggggaGGGGCGCGGTGGGCGGGGACGTCTGGTGCGCCCCCGGGATGCCGTTCGCGGCCGAGGCGTCCGTGGACTGCGTCATGGCGCATCAGCCGATGGTTGGAAGAGGAAGGTTTGATGCCGCCGAGCGGATCCACAGAGAG AGGCCTTACATTCCCAGAAGAGTTAGCCATCAAGAACAAATCTCATCGGCCACGGATTCTTCCTCGAATCTTGATACACCGTTCTATGGACCTGGTCTCTTGCCGTTGGGTCATCTTCGCCACTTGCGTGGATATCACCGCACTCCCGGCGGGCTTGAGGAG ATTATGATGTTCCAGACCAGAGTTCTATTACGTGGAGGAATGGAAGTGTATGACCAATTCCGAGATTGGCGACTTGATGTTGATAACATGTCATATGAG GAACTACTTGAGCTTGGTGACAGAATTGGGCATGTGAACGCAGGACTCAGAGAGGAAGAGATTGCACGTAGTCTCAGGAAAACTAAGCATTCAGTTTTTGATGCTTCGGCAAACCATTTCTCGCCTGAAGTAGAATGGAAATGCAGTATTTGTCAA GAAGAATATGAAGGGAACGATGAAACAGGAAGGCTGCAGTGTGGCCATAGCTACCACATGCACTGTATAAAGCAGTGGCTTCTGCTAAAAAACGCATGCCCGGTTTGCAAGACACCTGTTCTTAAAACTTAG
- the LOC103981165 gene encoding uncharacterized protein LOC103981165 isoform X1 encodes MASADGRGLRRFLFRSSSSSSSRPHAAADRNPLIGSPPPPPPPPPPPRSRPSSPGRKKGLAAAAFRGLGCASAAASQAYAPAAAAVRSSADWQGKRPRRRRAKKKKKEGRGAVGGDVWCAPGMPFAAEASVDCVMAHQPMVGRGRFDAAERIHREVRPYIPRRVSHQEQISSATDSSSNLDTPFYGPGLLPLGHLRHLRGYHRTPGGLEEIMMFQTRVLLRGGMEVYDQFRDWRLDVDNMSYEELLELGDRIGHVNAGLREEEIARSLRKTKHSVFDASANHFSPEVEWKCSICQEEYEGNDETGRLQCGHSYHMHCIKQWLLLKNACPVCKTPVLKT; translated from the exons ATGGCGTCAGCCGACGGCCGCGGTCTCCGGCGGTTCCTGTTcaggtcctcctcctcctcctcgtccaggCCCCACGCGGCGGCCGACCGGAACCCCCTGATAGgatccccccctcctcctcctcctcctcctcctcctccccggtcGCGTCCGTCTTCGCCGGGCAGGAAGAAGGGGCTCGCGGCGGCGGCCTTCCGCGGGCTCGGCTGCGCGTCGGCTGCGGCCTCGCAGGCCTACGCGCCCGCCGCGGCCGCCGTGAGGTCGTCGGCGGACTGGCAGGGGAAGCGGCCGCGGCGGCGGagggcgaagaagaagaagaaggaggggaGGGGCGCGGTGGGCGGGGACGTCTGGTGCGCCCCCGGGATGCCGTTCGCGGCCGAGGCGTCCGTGGACTGCGTCATGGCGCATCAGCCGATGGTTGGAAGAGGAAGGTTTGATGCCGCCGAGCGGATCCACAGAGAGGTA AGGCCTTACATTCCCAGAAGAGTTAGCCATCAAGAACAAATCTCATCGGCCACGGATTCTTCCTCGAATCTTGATACACCGTTCTATGGACCTGGTCTCTTGCCGTTGGGTCATCTTCGCCACTTGCGTGGATATCACCGCACTCCCGGCGGGCTTGAGGAG ATTATGATGTTCCAGACCAGAGTTCTATTACGTGGAGGAATGGAAGTGTATGACCAATTCCGAGATTGGCGACTTGATGTTGATAACATGTCATATGAG GAACTACTTGAGCTTGGTGACAGAATTGGGCATGTGAACGCAGGACTCAGAGAGGAAGAGATTGCACGTAGTCTCAGGAAAACTAAGCATTCAGTTTTTGATGCTTCGGCAAACCATTTCTCGCCTGAAGTAGAATGGAAATGCAGTATTTGTCAA GAAGAATATGAAGGGAACGATGAAACAGGAAGGCTGCAGTGTGGCCATAGCTACCACATGCACTGTATAAAGCAGTGGCTTCTGCTAAAAAACGCATGCCCGGTTTGCAAGACACCTGTTCTTAAAACTTAG
- the LOC135583119 gene encoding protein transport protein SEC23 G-like, with the protein MDFAELEAIEGLRWPWNAWPPSRSDAAALVVPLSVMCSPLMPLPDLPVLPYEPLLCASCRAALNPYARVDYRSALWTCPFCSHKNPFPRTYAGIGENNLPAELFPTYSTVEYALARNPRPNPGLRGGFGLSSSSVPSSLSASASSSSLSGLDASRVLEPAFVFVVDVCSEQEELRALKNEILHVVAQLPENTMVGLISFGSMVWVHDLGYTDCPKVMVFCGDRELTSEKIQQLMSVSNHSKLGMAQSIKKHGFLLPVSECEFNFTSWVEELNSTHNALPGHRPSRATGAAISTAVALLEVCSANAGGRVMVFTSGPATIGPGMIAETDLSKSIRTHRDLVNGNAPFTDRARGFYKQLAHRLVDGSFVLDLFACSLDQVGTAELRYPIESSGGFLVLADSFESEQFRKCLRHIFKREGADHLNMNFDATIEIVTTKEVKICGALGPCMSLRKKNNSVSEKEIGHGGTNTWKMSTLMSKTCIAFIFQVSTDNVEPPPVLFIQFMTRYRHGNGGFRLRVTTAARRWVKPHLPELTAGFDQEAAAAVMARLAVHRAEEYHARDVIRWLDKMLIRFTAKFGDYVPEDPSTFRLSSNFSLFPQFIYYLRRSQFIDVFNSTPDETAFFRLMLNREGVVGSLIMIQPTLFQYSFDGPPIPVLLDVSSISPDVILLFDSYFHIVIHYGSKIAQWRKLGYDKDPNHENLRKLLEAPEIDAEALIADRIPVPKLVKCDQHGSQARFLLARLNPSVTQKTLLTDGSEVIFTDDVSLQVFIEHLQELAVQG; encoded by the exons ATGGACTTTGCCGAGTTGGAGGCGATCGAGGGCCTCCGATGGCCGTGGAACGCCTGGCCACCGTCGAGGAGCGACGCCGCGGCCCTCGTCGTCCCCCTCAGCGTGATGTGCTCACCGCTGATGCCCCTCCCTGACCTTCCCGTCCTCCCCTATGAACCCCTCCTCTGCGCCAGCTGCCGCGCTGCTCTCAACCCCTACGCCCGAGTTGACTACCGCAGCGCCCTCTGGACCTGTCCCTTCTGCTCCCACAAGAATCCCTTTCCCAGAACCTACGCCGGTATCGGCGAGAACAACCTCCCAGCCGAGCTCTTCCCCACCTACAGCACCGTCGAGTACGCCCTTGCCAGGAACCCCCGCCCGAATCCTGGTCTCCGTGGTGGATTCGGGCTGTCCTCGTCGTCGGTACCCTCGTCATTGTCTGCTTCGGCGTCCTCGTCGTCGCTGTCAGGGCTGGACGCATCGCGGGTGCTGGAGCCAGCATTTGTTTTCGTGGTTGATGTGTGCTCGGAGCAGGAGGAGCTGCGAGCGCTGAAAAATGAGATCTTGCATGTCGTGGCGCAGCTGCCGGAGAATACGATGGTCGGGCTGATCTCATTTGGATCAATGGTGTGGGTGCACGATCTGGGATACACTGATTGCCCCAAGGTTATGGTGTTTTGTGGTGATCGGGAGCTCACTTCCGAGAAG ATCCAGCAGCTTATGAGTGTCTCTAATCACTCCAAACTGGGAATGGCTCAATCCATCAAAAAACATGGCTTTTTACTACCAGTGTCTGAATGTGAATTCAATTTTACATCATGGGTTGAAGAACTTAACTCCACACATAATGCTTTACCTGGTCATCGCCCTTCGAGGGCTACAGGTGCAGCAATCTCAACAGCGGTTGCTCTTCTAGAGGTTTGCTCAGCTAATGCTGGTGGTCGTGTAATGGTGTTCACATCTGGACCAGCAACTATTGGTCCTGGAATGATTGCAGAGACTGATTTAAGTAAATCTATAAGGACACACCGAGATCTTGTAAATGGCAATGCTCCCTTCACTGATAGAGCTCGTGGTTTCTACAAGCAACTGGCTCATAGATTGGTCGATGGTTCATTTGTTCTTGATCTGTTTGCTTGCTCTCTTGATCAGGTTGGAACTGCTGAGTTAAGATATCCGATTGAAAGCTCTGGTGGTTTTTTGGTGCTTGCAGATTCATTCGAGTCAGAGCAGTTCAGGAAATGTTTAAGGCACATCTTTAAACGTGAAGGTGCAGACCATCTTAATATGAActttgatgcaaccattgagattGTGACCACCAAGGAAGTTAAGATATGTGGGGCACTGGGACCTTGCATGTCTCTTAGAAAAAAGAACAACTCAGTGAGCGAAAAGGAAATTGGCCATGGTGGAACCAATACGTGGAAGATGAGCACACTCATGAGCAAGACATGCATCGCTTTCATCTTCCAAGTTAGCACTGACAATGTTGAGCCACCACCTGTCCTCTTTATTCAGTTCATGACACGCTATCGTCATGGGAATGGTGGATTTCGCCTAAGAGTGACCACTGCTGCTAGAAGATGGGTTAAGCCCCACTTGCCAGAGCTTACTGCAGGGTTTGATCAAGAGGCTGCTGCTGCTGTCATGGCCAGACTTGCAGTCCATAGGGCTGAGGAATACCATGCTCGGGATGTCATCAGATGGCTGGATAAAATGCTTATTCGTTTCACAGCTAAATTCGGGGATTATGTGCCAGAAGATCCATCAACATTTCGGTTGTCATCTAACTTTTCCCTCTTTCCACAGTTCATATATTATTTACGTAGATCACAATTCATTGATGTCTTTAATAGCACCCCAGATGAGACCGCCTTCTTCAGGCTGATGCTGAATCGGGAAGGGGTGGTTGGTTCACTTATCATGATCCAGcctaccctattccagtactcgTTTGATGGGCCACCCATTCCCGTACTACTTGATGTTAGCTCAATCTCTCCAGATGTTATTTTGCTCTTCGATTCTTATTTCCACATAGTGATTCACTATGGATCAAAGATTGCCCAGTGGAGGAAGCTTGGGTATGACAAGGACCCAAACCATGAGAACTTGAGGAAGCTGCTAGAGGCACCAGAGATTGATGCTGAGGCGCTCATAGCCGATCGCATTCCTGTGCCAAAGCTAGTGAAGTGTGATCAGCATGGGAGCCAGGCAAGGTTCCTACTGGCAAGGCTAAATCCCTCTGTGACCCAGAAGACTCTGCTTACAGATGGCTCCGAAGTTATCTTCACAGATGATGTGAGCTTGCAAGTGTTTATAGAGCACTTACAAGAGCTAGCTGTGCAGGGTTGA
- the LOC135635310 gene encoding transcription factor BHLH148-like translates to MEGDLLGAFFPELPLDYSSAAFLLSGLMPEFDAPRTAFVSYLRQDGPQTMVERSGSGRNIHRSLIEMLRSIPRAEERRAAAANRGFRHMMRERKRREKLSQSYADLCSMLASGSKCDKNSIVKSATKHVQELKGVKEALQKRYEELKAKVLGSDPTEGEKVKIRAANLSSPVDSMIGVLRCLQSMDATAKAIRAHLSSSELSAVMSIDTKMAAADVERAIEGAAMEAEKRLRC, encoded by the exons ATGGAGGGCGATCTCCTCGGGGCCTTTTTCCCGGAGCTGCCGCTCGATTACTCCTCCGCTGCCTTCTTGTTATCCGGCCTCATGCCAGAGTTCGACGCACCCCGGACCGCCTTCGTGAGCTACCTGAGGCAGGACGGTCCACAAACGATGGTGGAGCGTTCCGGCTCGGGCCGGAACATCCACCGGAGTCTCATCGAGATGCTAAGGAGCATCCCCAGGGCGGAGGAGCGCAGGGCAGCGGCGGCGAACCGAGGGTTCCGGCATATGATGAGAGAGCGGAAAAGGAGGGAGAAGCTCAGCCAGAGCTACGCTGACTTGTGCTCGATGCTTGCCTCCGGATCAAAG TGTGACAAGAACTCGATCGTCAAATCGGCTACTAAGCACGTACAAGAGCTGAAGGGAGTGAAGGAAGCGCTGCAGAAGCGCTACGAGGAGCTCAAGGCCAAGGTGCTGGGGAGCGATCCGACGGAGGGGGAAAAGGTTAAGATTCGTGCGGCAAATCTATCGTCTCCGGTGGACTCCATGATCGGGGTGCTTCGTTGCTTGCAGAGTATGGATGCGACGGCCAAAGCCATTCGTGCTCATCTCTCCAGCTCCGAGCTTTCTGCCGTCATGAGCATCGACACCAAG ATGGCAGCGGCAGATGTGGAAAGAGCCATAGAGGGAGCTGCAATGGAAGCAGAGAAGAGACTTCGTTGCTAG